The sequence GTTGAATACATgaccaaaaaacattttaaaaagtgtaacaGAATTACTACGTTTAACCTACATTTTCAAGATCAGCTGCTGAGCATTTTAAGGACAAGCAATTTTGACACGCCACGAATTTTTCAGAGTCGTATTTATTAGAAGTTGATTGACAGTAGCCAAATAAAACCCCCTGGGGGGGATAATGATCACCGTTGATCGACTTTGTAATACACTTTCATTACAATTtctgttattttgtttcaaccTAATACGATCTATTTTACAAAGACAGATATGAAACTGAAAACTTGTTAATAATACACTCTCAGTTTTTTGGGGGTATTCGAGGGCATTCGAACTAGTAGCGTTTTGGTTTTTGCTACTAATAGTATAGGGGGGGTATTCTATTAGTAGCATACCTGTTCTAGAATAGGGGTTCGAATATCCCCCGAATACCCCCTATTCCATGCCTATTCTAAGAGTTTTGCTGAGTGGGGTAAGatcagaaaaaatgtttggagCGTCCTAGTattgaactcgggtctccCGCATTCCAATCCGAGCTTCTTCCATACGGCTATTCTGACTGTATCAATCTTCTGTATTATTGATAAAGTTATTTATACGTTTTGATACTTTTGGAGTTAGGACTTTGTTGGGACGgataaattttcaatctgaaaattaaaaaaagtgtgCTGGGAGGCAACTCGATACACCGACGCCGTATGTGCAAATGAAACATTCGCCCACCCAGGTATTCTATTCGAATATGGGGTAAGGTATTCGATTCTTCGAATACTGGGGTATTCGAAGGAAAATCGAATCGCATAAGGGTTCTACTATGGGTATTCGAAGCTTTCGAATAGGGTTGAACCTATTCTAGACCTATTCTAAGCAAGGGTATTCGAAGCTGGAATATCCGTCGTAGAGGGTTAGAATATCCCCTGAAAACTGAGAGTGTACTTAAAGGATAATATGTAGGTTTTCAGAAAGAATAGTTTTTTTAGGGATTAATATATAGGATTTACTATACTTTGCCGTTGTTATCCTGTCTTTTTTGTCTGTAAGCTGTACCAGTCTATCCATgcgatgttttaaaattcgcgCAACCTAAACGGAAACTTTATACAACTCCtacatctagcggtaaagaaTGAGACCCCACCGAAGATTTTATTatagccgttctagtgtcgcaataGTTTTTCCCGTTCTAGTTTCGTCGCTTAaatatggacgttctagtgtcgggcgggcgttctagtgacgcattCGAAATCCATCAAGCGATAAAGAATCATTCACCGCTGCAGATTCTTTTacagccgttctagtgtcgttaTAGTTTTCCCGTCCTAGTTGCATCGCTTAaatatggacgttctagtgtcgggcaggcgttctagtgacgcattccaaatccatctagcggtaaagaaTCATTCCCTGCAGCAGATTATTTTatagccgttctagtgtcgcaataattataaatgatttcCCGTCCTAGAGTCGTTGTTAAAATATGAAAGTTCTAATGTCGCAAAAtccgttctactgtcgcagagAAATTTAGAGGTTTTCCGTCCTATTGTCGTTACTTAAAtgtggacgttctagtgtcgctgCGGAATTTAGAGGTTTTTCCGTTCTAATGTCGTGGCTAAaatatggacgttctagtggTGGAAgggcgttctagtgtcgcgttctagtgacgcattCGATTAGTCCTTGTGGTTATTAGTCCCAATGTCTACATGCCATAACTGACACCAtcaacacgccatctattggaCACGTCTCAAAACTCATTACTTGAAGGACTGGTCTTAAGATGctcacaaaacttgaaaagcgCATTTTTGTTAACTAAAACATAGTAATTAATCTTGAGAACTGTgcagagaacaaagctcacttgttggTCTTaagcaaattttccggaagtataccggaagtaagcgatagtgccttaaccattgagctgccgacaaaataaaccaaatattcgtgatctccatcaaatttggggtcgattagatgtgatttaaacaaaatccaaaatttggccaaaatcgagaattttcctgaactaggAAAATTctggaaaccggaagtacgcgtacgtacaaaagaaaacatgaactttaccacaaatttgacgaggatcacgaatatgttgtTCTCTTGTgcctcgaatgaatatttactgaactactgactgaaatgtgaaaaccggaagtagaaaaaaactcattatttaaaaatctaacaagtgagctttgttgctgaaacagaaactgaCAGTAATCACCCAAAATTTTCTTGTAGAAGCAGCGAGAAAGTTCttcagagatgtgcaaagtaaacgtaattaactgagtggaaaatgatcaaaggctATGGGACcgtctagcgttagaaaaaagaaacattaatcaccaacatgaaaacaatgtcCTCTCTAGTTCGTTCACACTTGACTCTCAATTGAAAGAACTAGCAAAATAAAGGCAAATAACTTTACTCACGTGAAATTCTCCCCCTTCAAATGTATATCTCTTTTTCACCAAAAAGCCACCACCGCAGCATCACACatcacaacagacgaaatcccCAAGGTAATGTTTCTTTCTCGTAGTAGCTTCGTGTTAAATGAAGTCCATCGTCAATTTCTGAAGACTCACTACATCGGTAATCCGTGAACAAATGAAGTATCAATTTTGGCTGAAATCTATTGGCCTCCTAGTGGTAGAACGACGTCAAACGGGCAAAAATTGCCACAGTAAACGTCCAGTCTAAGCTCTAAGTCTAAGGGCCAGATGGCAGGACGTCGCTAGCTAGCCACTTGCTTCTAAATTGTAGATCCCTAAGATCTTCTCCTTTTTACAAAAAATGGGGAATGTTGTCGTCAAGCTAAATCATATTTGTTAACTAGTTATCAGTGAAAGTCTGGTTCAGGGTTTTCTATGAAGATTACACGAAGACATTTGAATGCTATAAAATGGTTAGAagatttgatttattaaataataatctcaCAATGAAGACTGCGATTTATGGGAATTAATAATTAGGGTAGGCAGCAGGAGCTTGGTAGGCTGGAGCTTGGTAGGCTGGAGCTTGGTAGGCTGGAGCAGTGTAGGCTGGAGCGGTGTAGGCCGGTTTTTTGTATTCAGGAGCCTTGTAGGCAGGGGCAGcgtaggaagaagaagatttgtaTTGGGACTCAACGTACTCAGGGTACTTGGCTTCGCCTTCGTATTTCACGTCAGCGGTGTATCCGTTGGCGTCAGCCTTGTAGGTGACGATCTGGACGCGGCTGTCGGGGAGAACCACACGGTAAGATCCGGTGACAACGTTGTAGTCAGATTTTTCGGTATGCTCGAAGTCAGTGTAAGATTCTTTATCCTGGACCTCGTATCCGAAGCTGTAGGGTTGAGCGGCCTAAAAATGTGGCAATTCAACGAcaaagtgaattattttcattacttaCATAATTTTAATCATGTTTAGTTAATTAATTGAACTTCAACTTACGTATGTGACTTCttcgtatttaggagcctcgtatttaggagcTTCGTACTTTGGGGCTACGTACTTAGGTGCTTCatatttaggagcctcgtacTTGGGGGTctcgtacttgggagcctcgtaCTTGGGAGTCTCGTACTTAGGGGCTTCGTACTTAGGGGCTacgtatttaggagcctcgtacTTGGGAGTCTCGTACTTAGGGGCTTCGTACTTAGGGGCTTCGTACTTAGGGGCTacgtatttaggagcctcgtacttgggagcctcgtaCTTGGGAGTCTCGTACTTAGGAGCTTCATATTTAGGAGTCTCGTACTTGGGAGTCTCGTATTTAGGAGATTCGTACTTAGGTGCCTCGTACTTGGGAGAATCATACATGGGGGCTTTGTACTCAGCAGCCTTGTAAGAATCGGCAGCAGCAAAGGCGAAAAGGGCAACGAGGACGAAGAActgcaatttaaaaataaagaaatcataATTATATTAATATCTAACAGAAATCGAACCGAAATATTCATGTTTTAAGTATCCACAAGCGAACCGAAATGCTTCGTTGTATAGAAAGACAATTTCTTCTAGTTGTTCTTCTAGGGGATTTACACTTGCGTTTACGAATTTTACCTTCATGTTGGAGCAGTAGTTGACTTGCTTGAAACAGCTAGATAACTGATACTTTCAATTCGATTCGTCCGCGATTTTATACGATCACAAGAGAGTGATGCCTAATGGAATGGGGGGACGTGGAATGGGGGGACGTGGAATGGGTGTGGACGTTTTCCGGctatatataaaaagaaggTGAAGGTAAAACCACTAAACCAGATGTGTATACACTGACTAAAATTGTAATATTAGATtgtatgaaaaacaaaaaatgtatgcaTTATTGCATTGGTTCCCAATTAATCGCTTGCCAATATTGGCCATCAATATCTGATTTGATTGCGTTGGCCTTAGATTGATTTGCATTCCCTATAAATTGTGTAAGTATCTGAATAAGGAATAGACAGTGTATGTTGTACAATTACATGGAAAGTTACTTaacttttcatttgaaaaaataaagcgGTCATGCtcccttatttcttcaaaaccTTCTCTTTCATTCTTAAATTCTAGTCTTTCGCAAAGATTAGTCTcgactaaattttttaaattgcacgATTGGTGCGCATGCGTACACGTTTTTGCGAAATGCTAGATGATGGATCTGCAATGAAATAACATTACAAATTAATCTTTTTAGCGATGCAACAATTTGATTACATCTGACCTTAACCGAGTAGTCTCATTATTCGAACGAGCAGCATAAAAGTTACAAATTTGGCGAGCCCAAGATTCAAGGTACATGTGCAAGGGGAATATTTCCTAGCATAAATTTTCAGCTTGTTGCCAACTGCATAAGCCAATAGCTCGGCTTGTTCTTCAAATCCCGGTCAGTGTCGCAA is a genomic window of Daphnia pulicaria isolate SC F1-1A chromosome 2, SC_F0-13Bv2, whole genome shotgun sequence containing:
- the LOC124326465 gene encoding repetitive proline-rich cell wall protein 1-like isoform X4 translates to MKFFVLVALFAFAAADSYKAAEYKAPMYDSPKYEAPKYESPKYETPKYETPKYEAPKYETPKYEAPKYEAPKYVAPKYEAPKYEAPKYETPKYEAPKYEEVTYAAQPYSFGYEVQDKESYTDFEHTEKSDYNVVTGSYRVVLPDSRVQIVTYKADANGYTADVKYEGEAKYPEYVESQYKSSSSYAAPAYKAPEYKKPAYTAPAYTAPAYQAPAYQAPAYQAPAAYPNY
- the LOC124326465 gene encoding cuticle protein 21-like isoform X1, with protein sequence MKFFVLVALFAFAAADSYKAAEYKAPMYDSPKYEAPKYESPKYETPKYETPKYEAPKYETPKYEAPKYEAPKYVAPKYEAPKYEAPKYETPKYEAPKYVAPKYEAPKYETPKYEAPKYEEVTYAAQPYSFGYEVQDKESYTDFEHTEKSDYNVVTGSYRVVLPDSRVQIVTYKADANGYTADVKYEGEAKYPEYVESQYKSSSSYAAPAYKAPEYKKPAYTAPAYTAPAYQAPAYQAPAYQAPAAYPNY
- the LOC124326465 gene encoding repetitive proline-rich cell wall protein 1-like isoform X3; amino-acid sequence: MKFFVLVALFAFAAADSYKAAEYKAPMYDSPKYEAPKYESPKYETPKYETPKYEAPKYETPKYEAPKYEAPKYVAPKYEAPKYEAPKYETPKYEAPKYEEVTYAAQPYSFGYEVQDKESYTDFEHTEKSDYNVVTGSYRVVLPDSRVQIVTYKADANGYTADVKYEGEAKYPEYVESQYKSSSSYAAPAYKAPEYKKPAYTAPAYTAPAYQAPAYQAPAYQAPAAYPNY
- the LOC124326465 gene encoding repetitive proline-rich cell wall protein 1-like isoform X2; amino-acid sequence: MKFFVLVALFAFAAADSYKAAEYKAPMYDSPKYEAPKYESPKYETPKYETPKYEAPKYEAPKYVAPKYEAPKYEAPKYETPKYEAPKYVAPKYEAPKYETPKYEAPKYEEVTYAAQPYSFGYEVQDKESYTDFEHTEKSDYNVVTGSYRVVLPDSRVQIVTYKADANGYTADVKYEGEAKYPEYVESQYKSSSSYAAPAYKAPEYKKPAYTAPAYTAPAYQAPAYQAPAYQAPAAYPNY
- the LOC124326465 gene encoding repetitive proline-rich cell wall protein 1-like isoform X6, whose amino-acid sequence is MKFFVLVALFAFAAADSYKAAEYKAPMYDSPKYEAPKYESPKYETPKYETPKYEAPKYETPKYEAPKYVAPKYEAPKYETPKYEAPKYEEVTYAAQPYSFGYEVQDKESYTDFEHTEKSDYNVVTGSYRVVLPDSRVQIVTYKADANGYTADVKYEGEAKYPEYVESQYKSSSSYAAPAYKAPEYKKPAYTAPAYTAPAYQAPAYQAPAYQAPAAYPNY
- the LOC124326465 gene encoding repetitive proline-rich cell wall protein 1-like isoform X5, with translation MKFFVLVALFAFAAADSYKAAEYKAPKYETPKYEAPKYETPKYEAPKYEAPKYVAPKYEAPKYEAPKYETPKYEAPKYVAPKYEAPKYETPKYEAPKYEEVTYAAQPYSFGYEVQDKESYTDFEHTEKSDYNVVTGSYRVVLPDSRVQIVTYKADANGYTADVKYEGEAKYPEYVESQYKSSSSYAAPAYKAPEYKKPAYTAPAYTAPAYQAPAYQAPAYQAPAAYPNY